A region of Vitis riparia cultivar Riparia Gloire de Montpellier isolate 1030 chromosome 1, EGFV_Vit.rip_1.0, whole genome shotgun sequence DNA encodes the following proteins:
- the LOC117914322 gene encoding heparanase-like protein 2, whose product MGLKGTMVGVLLFCAWFFEGFAEDVKVTVGGVTSIAETDDNFICATIDWWPADKCDYNQCPWGLAGIFNLDLQNIILVNAIKAFDNLRIRMGGSLQDQILYQIGYAIHDCPQIKKVEGGLFGFSEGCLTMQKWDEVNKLINQTGALFTFGLNALIGKNKPEPPPKGDNITWTGDWDSQNARDLIEYTLSKGYKIDSYELGNELCGSGVSARLDAKQYAKDLVKLRQTVKDVYQKARPMPKIMGPAGFYDKEWFDAFLEAAGPHAVDGLTHHTYNLGPGVDPTLINKVQDPYFLSQIAQTYKDISDSIRLFGPWASAWIGEAGGAYNSGGKDVSHTFADGFWYLDQLGMSATFNHKVFCRQSLIGGNYGLLDTTSFIPNPDYYGALLWHRLMGKRVLATSQNDSPYLRVYSHCAKQKPGISMLIINMSNSTWFQIQVQNDMNLHPTASESNGGQEREEYHLTPQNGDIQSDKLLLNGNLLSLTEASDIPEMKPRLVDPSSAIVVAPDSFVFATLRDFKAPTCM is encoded by the exons ATGGGGTTGAAGGGAACAATGGTGGGTGTTCTTCTATTTTGTGCCTGGTTTTTTGAGGGATTTGCAGAAGATGTGAAAGTAACGGTTGGAGGAGTGACTTCAATAGCTGAAACAGATGATAATTTCATCTGTGCCACCATTGACTGGTGGCCTGCTGATAAGTGTGATTACAATCAATGTCCATGGGGATTAGCTGGCATCTTCAATCTG GATTTGCAGAACATCATTCTTGTGAATGCTATCAAAg CATTTGATAATCTGAGAATCAGAATGGGAGGCTCACTACAAGATCAGATACTCTACCAAATTGGATATGCCATTCATGACTGCCCACAAATAAAAAAGGTTGAGGGTGGTCTGTTTGGATTCTCAGAAGGTTGCCTCACCATGCAGAAATGGGATGAAGTCAATAAACTCATCAACCAAACTGG AGCTTTGTTTACTTTTGGATTGAATGCCCTGATCGGGAAGAACAAGCCGGAGCCGCCTCCCAAAGGTGACAATATCACTTGGACTGGTGATTGGGACTCGCAAAATGCCCGCGACCTGATCGAGTACACTCTGTCAAAAGGGTACAAGATCGATTCATACGAACTAG GAAACGAGCTGTGTGGATCTGGGGTTTCCGCAAGGCTTGATGCTAAGCAGTATGCAAAGGACCTGGTGAAACTAAGACAAACGGTGAAAGACGTTTACCAGAAGGCAAGGCCAATGCCCAAGATCATGGGGCCGGCTGGCTTTTATGATAAGGAGTGGTTCGACGCCTTCCTGGAGGCTGCAGGGCCACATGCTGTCGATGGATTGACTCACCATACTTACAACCTTGGCCCAG GGGTTGATCCCACCCTCATCAACAAGGTTCAGGACCCGTACTTCCTCTCCCAAATAGCTCAGACGTATAAGGATATCTCGGACAGCATCAGGCTGTTTGGGCCATGGGCATCTGCATGGATTGGAGAAGCTGGTGGGGCTTACAACAGTGGTGGCAAAGATGTCTCCCACACCTTTGCCGATGGCTTCTG GTACTTGGATCAACTGGGCATGTCAGCAACCTTCAACCACAAGGTCTTCTGCAGACAATCTTTAATTGGAGGAAATTATGGCCTCCTTGATACTACAAGTTTCATCCCTAATCCTGATTATTACGG tgCTCTTTTGTGGCATCGTCTAATGGGCAAGAGAGTTCTTGCCACCTCTCAAAATGACTCTCCTTACTTACGCGTATATTCCCATTGTGCGAAGCAAAAG cCGGGCATTAGCATGCttataatcaacatgtcaaacTCGACTTGGTTCCAAATCCAAGTCCAGAATGACATGAATCTGCACCCAACTGCTTCTGAAAGTAATGGAGGACAAGAAAGAGAGGAGTACCATTTGACTCCTCAGAATGGGGATATCCAAAGTGATAAGTTGTTACTCAATGGAAATCTATTATCACTTACAGAAGCATCAGACATCCCAGAAATGAAGCCCAGGCTTGTTGATCCTTCTAGTGCCATTGTAGTTGCCCCTGACTCGTTTGTCTTTGCAACTCTCAGGGACTTCAAGGCTCCCACATGCATGTAA
- the LOC117914327 gene encoding ribulose bisphosphate carboxylase large chain, whose amino-acid sequence MKPKLVDPSSAIVVAPDSFVFATLRDFKGTWTTVWTDGLTSLDRYKGRCYHIEPVAGEESQFIAYVAYPLDLFEEGSVTNMFTSIVGNVFGFKALRALRLEDLRIPPAYTKTFQGPPHGIQVERDKLNKYGRPLLGCTIKPKLGLSAKNYGRAVYECLRGGLDFTKDDENVNSQPFMRWRDRFLFCAEAIFKSQAETGEIKGHYLNATAGTCEEMMKRAVFARELGVPIVMHDYLTGGFTANTSLAQYCRDNGLLLHIHRAMHAVIDRQKNHGMHFRVLAKALRMSGGDHIHAGTVVGKLEGEREITLGFVDLLRDDFVEKDRSRGIYFTQDWVSLPGVLPVASGGIHVWHMPALTEIFGDDSVLQFGGGTLGHPWGNAPGAVANRVALEACVQARNEGRDLAREGNEIIRAALIFVLILIVGSVYAWRKGALEWS is encoded by the exons ATGAAGCCCAAGCTTGTTGATCCTTCTAGTGCCATTGTAGTTGCCCCTGACTCATTTGTCTTTGCAACTCTTAGGGACTTCAAG GGTACATGGACAACTGTGTGGACTGATGGACTTACCAGCCTTGATCGTTACAAAGGACGATGCTACCACATCGAGCCCGTTGCTGGAGAAGAAAGTCAATTTATTGCTTATGTAGCTTACCCTTTAGACCTTTTTGAAGAAGGCTCTGTTACTAACATGTTTACTTCCATTGTGGGTAATGTGTTTGGGTTCAAAGCTCTGCGCGCTCTACGTCTAGAGGATCTGCGAATCCCCCCTGCTTATACTAAAACTTTCCAAGGCCCGCCTCATGGCATCCAAGTTGAGAGAGATAAATTGAACAAGTATGGTCGTCCCCTATTGGGATGTACTATTAAACCTAAATTGGGGTTATCCGCTAAGAACTATGGTAGAGCAGTTTATGAATGTCTCCGCGGTGGACTTGATTTTACTAAAGATGATGAGAACGTGAACTCCCAACCATTTATGCGTTGGAGAGACCGTTTCTTATTTTGTGCCGAAGCCATTTTTAAATCACAGGCTGAAACAGGTGAAATCAAAGGGCATTACTTGAATGCTACTGCAGGTACATgcgaagaaatgatgaaaagggCTGTATTTGCCAGAGAATTGGGAGTTCCTATCGTAATGCATGACTACTTAACAGGGGGATTCACCGCAAATACTAGCTTGGCTCAGTATTGCCGAGATAATGGCCTACTTCTTCACATCCATCGTGCAATGCATGCAGTTATTGATAGACAGAAGAATCATGGTATGCACTTTCGTGTACTAGCTAAAGCCTTACGTATGTCTGGAGGAGATCATATTCACGCCGGTACCGTAGTAGGTAAACTTGAAGGAGAAAGAGAGATCACTTTGGGCTTTGTTGATTTATTACGTgatgattttgttgaaaaaGACCGAAGTCGCGGTATTTATTTCACTCAAGATTGGGTCTCTCTACCAGGTGTTCTGCCAGTGGCTTCTGGGGGTATTCACGTTTGGCATATGCCTGCTCTGACCGAGATCTTTGGAGATGATTCCGTACTACAGTTCGGTGGAGGAACTTTAGGACACCCTTGGGGAAATGCACCGGGTGCCGTAGCTAATCGAGTAGCTCTTGAAGCATGTGTACAAGCTCGTAATGAGGGACGTGATCTTGCTCGTGAGGGTAATGAAATTATCCGTGCAGCTTTAATTTTCGTGCTTATCCTAATTGTTGGTTCAGTTTATGCATGGCGAAAAGGAGCATTGGAATGGTCTTAG
- the LOC117914336 gene encoding NAD(P)H-quinone oxidoreductase subunit K, chloroplastic codes for MNSIEFPLLDRTTQNSVISTTSNDLSNWSRLSSLWPLLYGTSCCFIEFASLIGSRFDFDRYGLVPRSSPRQADLILTAGTVTMKMAPSLVRLYEQMPEPKYVIAMGACTITGGMFSTDSYSTVRGVDKLIPVDVYLPGCPPKPEAVIDAITKLRKKISREIYEDRIRSQQENRCFTTNHKFHVGRSTHTGNYDQRLLYQSPSTSEIPLETFFKYKSSVSSPEFVN; via the coding sequence ATGAATTCTATTGAGTTTCCCTTACTTGATCGAACAACCCAAAATTCAGTTATTTCAACTACATCAAACGATCTTTCAAATTGGTCAAGACTCTCCAGCTTATGGCCGCTTCTCTATGGTACCAGTTGTTGCTTCATTGAATTTGCTTCATTAATAGGATCGCGATTCGACTTTGATCGTTATGGACTGGTACCAAGGTCGAGTCCTAGACAAGCGGACCTAATTTTAACAGCTGGTACAGTAACAATGAAAATGGCTCCTTCTTTAGTGAGATTATATGAGCAAATGCCTGAACCAAAATATGTTATTGCTATGGGAGCATGCACAATTACAGGGGGGATGTTCAGTACAGATTCTTATAGTACTGTTCGGGGAGTCGATAAGCTTATTCCTGTGGATGTCTATTTGCCGGGCTGTCCACCTAAACCGGAGGCTGTTATAGATGCTATAACAAAACTTCGTAAGAAAATATCTCGAGAAATCTATGAAGATAGAATCAGGTCTCAACAAGAGAATCGGTGTTTTACTACCAATCACAAGTTTCATGTTGGACGCAGTACTCATACTGGAAATTATGATCAAAGGTTACTCTATCAATCCCCATCTACTTCAGAGATCCCTCttgaaacatttttcaaatacaaAAGTTCAGTATCTTCCCCCGAATTTGTGAATTAG
- the LOC117923525 gene encoding arp2/3 complex-activating protein rickA isoform X1 — translation MENLLKQIRARFPGAGEGNKEAGSSRERKIPLQRTQTFKGERKGLSWLSRQFASRMSRGHDFENDSEYATAVAAAAYAVHSLEETRIPDQKKKSEGPEPSLTRAISKKEGTTSAVLDPGRSSRRLSGEASLRISDGKERRAPIKTAEKTPPPPPPPPPPPPPSVQKTPTVKPAVAPATSMKKAPTEEPSAAGASFSKKPLDKAASRKQDIAAPKSPPPPPPPPPPPPTKEPATRKAQATRGRPIGEIEIDAWEKAEMAKIKEKSDNLNGEIVSWADKKKKKAKLKLDKIEGALDQKRAKALRHDRTDKNISKLQAALDEKRAKALRRYRTDIQNIDYVAGGAKAQAEEKRRNEELKVKEKSKIIRETGQFPPTCLCF, via the exons ATGGAGAATTTGCTCAAGCAAATCAG GGCGAGATTTCCTGGTGCAGGGGAAGGAAACAAAGAAGCAGGCAGCAGTAGAGAGCGAAAAATTCCACTCCAAAGAACTCAGACTTTCAAAGGAG AAAGGAAGGGCCTGAGCTGGCTCAGTAGACAATTCGCTAGCAGAATGAGCCGGGGTCATGATTTTGAGAATGATTCTGAGTATGCAACTGCAGTGGCTGCAGCTGCATATGCCGTTCACTCGCTGGAAGAAACCAGAATCCCAGATCAGAAAAAGAAGAGTGAAGGCCCTGAACCTTCTCTAACCAGGGCCATAAGCAAAAAGGAAGGAACTACCTCTGCAGTTCTAGATCCTGGTAGATCATCCAGGCGACTTTCAG GTGAAGCTTCACTCAGAATTTCAGATGGTAAAGAGAGGAGGGCACCAATAAAAACAGCAGAGAAgactcctcctcctcctcctccccctccccctcctcCCCCCCCATCAGTACAAAAAACTCCAACAGTAAAGCCTGCTGTTGCTCCTGCTACCTCCATGAAAAAGGCTCCAACAGAGGAGCCTTCTGCTGCTGGCGCTTCATTCAGTAAAAAACCGCTGGACAAGGCAGCCAGCAGAAAACAAGACATTGCAGCGCCAAAATCTCCCCCGCCgccaccgccaccaccaccCCCACCACCCACCAAAGAGCCTGCAACCCGAAAAGCTCAAGCCACAAGGGGGAGACCGATTGGAGAAATAGAGATAGATGCTTGGGAGAAGGCTGAGATGGCTAAGATCAAGGAAAA GTCTGACAATCTGAATGGCGAGATTGTCTCCTGGGctgataagaagaagaagaaggccaAGCTCAAACTGGATAAAATAgag GGGGCATTGGATCAGAAAAGAGCGAAAGCCCTGCGGCATGACCGGACTGACAAAAACATATCTAAACTGCAGGCGGCATTGGATGAGAAAAGAGCGAAAGCCCTGCGGCGTTACCGAACTGACATACAAAACATTGATTATGTAGCAGGAGGGGCTAAAGCGCAGGCAGAGGAAAAGCGAAGAAATGAAGAGCTGAAAGTGAAAGAGAAGTCGAAGATCATCAGAGAGACGGGGCAATTCCCCCCGACATGCCTCTGTTTCTGA
- the LOC117923525 gene encoding leiomodin-2 isoform X2 — MENLLKQIRARFPGAGEGNKEAGSSRERKIPLQRTQTFKGERKGLSWLSRQFASRMSRGHDFENDSEYATAVAAAAYAVHSLEETRIPDQKKKSEGPEPSLTRAISKKEGTTSAVLDPGRSSRRLSGEASLRISDGKERRAPIKTAEKTPPPPPPPPPPPPPSVQKTPTVKPAVAPATSMKKAPTEEPSAAGASFSKKPLDKAASRKQDIAAPKSPPPPPPPPPPPPTKEPATRKAQATRGRPIGEIEIDAWEKAEMAKIKEKSDNLNGEIVSWADKKKKKAKLKLDKIEAALDEKRAKALRRYRTDIQNIDYVAGGAKAQAEEKRRNEELKVKEKSKIIRETGQFPPTCLCF, encoded by the exons ATGGAGAATTTGCTCAAGCAAATCAG GGCGAGATTTCCTGGTGCAGGGGAAGGAAACAAAGAAGCAGGCAGCAGTAGAGAGCGAAAAATTCCACTCCAAAGAACTCAGACTTTCAAAGGAG AAAGGAAGGGCCTGAGCTGGCTCAGTAGACAATTCGCTAGCAGAATGAGCCGGGGTCATGATTTTGAGAATGATTCTGAGTATGCAACTGCAGTGGCTGCAGCTGCATATGCCGTTCACTCGCTGGAAGAAACCAGAATCCCAGATCAGAAAAAGAAGAGTGAAGGCCCTGAACCTTCTCTAACCAGGGCCATAAGCAAAAAGGAAGGAACTACCTCTGCAGTTCTAGATCCTGGTAGATCATCCAGGCGACTTTCAG GTGAAGCTTCACTCAGAATTTCAGATGGTAAAGAGAGGAGGGCACCAATAAAAACAGCAGAGAAgactcctcctcctcctcctccccctccccctcctcCCCCCCCATCAGTACAAAAAACTCCAACAGTAAAGCCTGCTGTTGCTCCTGCTACCTCCATGAAAAAGGCTCCAACAGAGGAGCCTTCTGCTGCTGGCGCTTCATTCAGTAAAAAACCGCTGGACAAGGCAGCCAGCAGAAAACAAGACATTGCAGCGCCAAAATCTCCCCCGCCgccaccgccaccaccaccCCCACCACCCACCAAAGAGCCTGCAACCCGAAAAGCTCAAGCCACAAGGGGGAGACCGATTGGAGAAATAGAGATAGATGCTTGGGAGAAGGCTGAGATGGCTAAGATCAAGGAAAA GTCTGACAATCTGAATGGCGAGATTGTCTCCTGGGctgataagaagaagaagaaggccaAGCTCAAACTGGATAAAATAgag GCGGCATTGGATGAGAAAAGAGCGAAAGCCCTGCGGCGTTACCGAACTGACATACAAAACATTGATTATGTAGCAGGAGGGGCTAAAGCGCAGGCAGAGGAAAAGCGAAGAAATGAAGAGCTGAAAGTGAAAGAGAAGTCGAAGATCATCAGAGAGACGGGGCAATTCCCCCCGACATGCCTCTGTTTCTGA
- the LOC117923535 gene encoding nodulin-related protein 1-like, which yields MDPTSHHRPGSHPQKHHQPSSSELLSSAKVVAEAAQASFHHESEKVDKSRVAGAAADILGAASHYGKLEEKSFGKYVEKAETYLHQYQSSHSTTTTINSGHSTTNTTETHSSSHSGGGDSHSGGGYGDYLKMAEGFLKKY from the coding sequence ATGGATCCAACTTCTCACCACAGGCCCGGCTCTCACCCCCAGAAGCACCACCAACCATCCAGCAGTGAGCTCCTCTCAAGTGCCAAGGTAGTTGCAGAGGCAGCCCAAGCCTCCTTCCACCATGAATCTGAGAAAGTGGACAAATCCAGGGTCGCAGGCGCAGCAGCTGATATTCTGGGCGCCGCCTCCCACTATGGCAAGCTGGAGGAGAAGAGCTTTGGGAAGTATGTGGAGAAGGCTGAGACTTATCTCCACCAGTACCAGTCCTCCCACTCCACCACCACAACCATCAATTCTGGCCACTCAACCACCAACACCACAGAGACACATTCCTCCTCACACTCCGGTGGTGGTGACAGCCATTCTGGAGGTGGGTATGGTGACTACTTGAAGATGGCTGAAGGTTTCTTGAAAAAGTACTGA